From the genome of Glycine max cultivar Williams 82 chromosome 2, Glycine_max_v4.0, whole genome shotgun sequence, one region includes:
- the LOC100782193 gene encoding L-aminoadipate-semialdehyde dehydrogenase-phosphopantetheinyl transferase isoform X2: protein MFVKMEDRKRALVSRMLQYVLVHDVLQIPFPDIVIKRTLEGKPYLDYDKFDLRFPNFNFNVSHHGDYVAIASEPVCLVGVDIVSYDVPQGETTTEFIQFFSSYFSSLEWDNIVNSGTLNDVLTEFYRHWSLKEAYVKAIGSGLTGGLNKVEFSHTRWTNISAKVDGKTMTEWRFWLLELGDRHCVSIARVHPISATTSYKTTLKKVDFTEEEYTLGLHLPNVGIVKLDVEQLISILQKAFDF, encoded by the exons AT GTTTGTTAAAATGGAAGATAGGAAACGTGCACTTGTTAGCCGCATGCTTCAGTATGTTCTTGTCCATGATGTGTTGCAAATTCCATTTCCTGACATTGTCATAAAACGAACTTTGGAAGGCAAACCCTATTTG GATTATGATAAATTTGATCTTAGATtcccaaattttaatttcaatgtatCTCATCATGGTGACTATGTGGCCATAGCATCTGAACCTGTATGTCTTGTTGGGGTAGACATTGTCTCCTATGATGTTCCACAGGGAGAAACAACTACAGAATTCATTCAATTCTTCTCATCATACTTTTCAAGTCTGGAATGGGATAACATAGTCAATTCAGGCACTTTGAATGATGTATTGACGGAATTTTACAG GCATTGGAGCCTTAAAGAAGCATATGTTAAAGCTATAGGGAGTGGACTTACTGGAGGGCTGAATAAAGTGGAATTTTCTCACACAAGATGGACAAATATATCAGCTAAAGTGGATGGGAAGACCATGACAGAGTGGAGATTTTGGTTGTTAGAACTTGGGGATAGACATTGT GTTTCAATTGCGAGAGTTCACCCAATATCAGCTACTACTAGTTACAAAACAACATTGAAGAAAGTGGACTTTACTGAAGAGGAATATACTCTAGGTCTTCATCTTCCAAACGTAGGCATTGTTAAACTAGATGTAGAACAActtatttcaattttacaaaaagcatttgatttttAG
- the LOC100782193 gene encoding L-aminoadipate-semialdehyde dehydrogenase-phosphopantetheinyl transferase isoform X1 — protein sequence MKEGVRRWVVDISKWDPHPSHFSFALSLLPFHEHSSVTRFVKMEDRKRALVSRMLQYVLVHDVLQIPFPDIVIKRTLEGKPYLDYDKFDLRFPNFNFNVSHHGDYVAIASEPVCLVGVDIVSYDVPQGETTTEFIQFFSSYFSSLEWDNIVNSGTLNDVLTEFYRHWSLKEAYVKAIGSGLTGGLNKVEFSHTRWTNISAKVDGKTMTEWRFWLLELGDRHCVSIARVHPISATTSYKTTLKKVDFTEEEYTLGLHLPNVGIVKLDVEQLISILQKAFDF from the exons ATGAAAGAAGGCGTGAGGAGATGGGTAGTGGACATATCAAAGTGGGACCCACACCCCTCTCACTTCTCCTTCGCTCTCTCCCTCCTTCCTTTCCACGAGCACTCCTCGGTTACCAG GTTTGTTAAAATGGAAGATAGGAAACGTGCACTTGTTAGCCGCATGCTTCAGTATGTTCTTGTCCATGATGTGTTGCAAATTCCATTTCCTGACATTGTCATAAAACGAACTTTGGAAGGCAAACCCTATTTG GATTATGATAAATTTGATCTTAGATtcccaaattttaatttcaatgtatCTCATCATGGTGACTATGTGGCCATAGCATCTGAACCTGTATGTCTTGTTGGGGTAGACATTGTCTCCTATGATGTTCCACAGGGAGAAACAACTACAGAATTCATTCAATTCTTCTCATCATACTTTTCAAGTCTGGAATGGGATAACATAGTCAATTCAGGCACTTTGAATGATGTATTGACGGAATTTTACAG GCATTGGAGCCTTAAAGAAGCATATGTTAAAGCTATAGGGAGTGGACTTACTGGAGGGCTGAATAAAGTGGAATTTTCTCACACAAGATGGACAAATATATCAGCTAAAGTGGATGGGAAGACCATGACAGAGTGGAGATTTTGGTTGTTAGAACTTGGGGATAGACATTGT GTTTCAATTGCGAGAGTTCACCCAATATCAGCTACTACTAGTTACAAAACAACATTGAAGAAAGTGGACTTTACTGAAGAGGAATATACTCTAGGTCTTCATCTTCCAAACGTAGGCATTGTTAAACTAGATGTAGAACAActtatttcaattttacaaaaagcatttgatttttAG
- the LOC100782193 gene encoding L-aminoadipate-semialdehyde dehydrogenase-phosphopantetheinyl transferase isoform X3: protein MGSGHIKVGPTPLSLLLRSLPPSFPRALLGYQDYDKFDLRFPNFNFNVSHHGDYVAIASEPVCLVGVDIVSYDVPQGETTTEFIQFFSSYFSSLEWDNIVNSGTLNDVLTEFYRHWSLKEAYVKAIGSGLTGGLNKVEFSHTRWTNISAKVDGKTMTEWRFWLLELGDRHCVSIARVHPISATTSYKTTLKKVDFTEEEYTLGLHLPNVGIVKLDVEQLISILQKAFDF from the exons ATGGGTAGTGGACATATCAAAGTGGGACCCACACCCCTCTCACTTCTCCTTCGCTCTCTCCCTCCTTCCTTTCCACGAGCACTCCTCGGTTACCAG GATTATGATAAATTTGATCTTAGATtcccaaattttaatttcaatgtatCTCATCATGGTGACTATGTGGCCATAGCATCTGAACCTGTATGTCTTGTTGGGGTAGACATTGTCTCCTATGATGTTCCACAGGGAGAAACAACTACAGAATTCATTCAATTCTTCTCATCATACTTTTCAAGTCTGGAATGGGATAACATAGTCAATTCAGGCACTTTGAATGATGTATTGACGGAATTTTACAG GCATTGGAGCCTTAAAGAAGCATATGTTAAAGCTATAGGGAGTGGACTTACTGGAGGGCTGAATAAAGTGGAATTTTCTCACACAAGATGGACAAATATATCAGCTAAAGTGGATGGGAAGACCATGACAGAGTGGAGATTTTGGTTGTTAGAACTTGGGGATAGACATTGT GTTTCAATTGCGAGAGTTCACCCAATATCAGCTACTACTAGTTACAAAACAACATTGAAGAAAGTGGACTTTACTGAAGAGGAATATACTCTAGGTCTTCATCTTCCAAACGTAGGCATTGTTAAACTAGATGTAGAACAActtatttcaattttacaaaaagcatttgatttttAG